The following are from one region of the Microtus pennsylvanicus isolate mMicPen1 chromosome 15, mMicPen1.hap1, whole genome shotgun sequence genome:
- the Dleu7 gene encoding leukemia-associated protein 7, which yields MASPAPLVASISHQMVALQTLQLLQQEWGWGDGPSAPGSPRGPDHVPVAQARRPGQMRTRRGLGRGVAGARSSPEAGGLRGAEGGAELLPFPRDRGPCTLARMAMRSVLARVVDSTSELVSVEQTLLGPLQQERPFPIHLKDSVEFRNICSHLALQIEGQQFDRDLNAAHQCLKTIVKKLIQSLANLPSDAHVVACASLRQILQNLPDV from the exons ATGGCCAGCCCCGCGCCCTTAGTGGCTTCCATCAGTCACCAAATGGTGGCTCTGCAGACCCTGCAGCTACTCCAGCAGGAGTGGGGCTGGGGCGACGGTCCTAGCGCCCCCGGAAGCCCACGCGGCCCGGACCACGTGCCCGTCGCCCAAGCTCGTCGCCCAGGCCAGATGCGGACTCGGCGGGGGCTGGGACGCGGGGTCGCCGGAGCGCGGAGCTCCCCCGAGGCAGGCGGGCTGCGGGGCGCAGAGGGGGGCGCTGAGCTGCTGCCCTTCCCCCGGGACCGCGGGCCCTGCACCCTGGCGCGGATGGCGATGCGCAGCGTGCTGGCCCGCGTGGTGGACTCGACCTCGGAACTGGTCAGCGTAGAGCAGACTCTGCTTGGGCCTCTCCAGCAGGAGCGGCCCTTCCCCATCCACCTGAAG GATAGTGTTGAGTTCCGAAACATCTGCAGTCACCTGGCTCTACAGATTGAAGGGCAACAGTTCGACAGAGACTTGAATGCCGCGCACCAGTGTCTGAAGACCATAGTGAAGAAGTTGATCCAGTCACTTGCTAATCTCCCGTCAGATGCCCATGTGGTTGCCTGTGCTTCCCTGAGACAGATCTTACAGAATCTCCcagatgtgtga